CGATGGAGCCCGGCGACGGCAGCGTCCTCTCGCAGGCGCCGAAGTCGGTTCAGTTGCGCTTCAACGAAGCGGTGACGCCGGCGGTTGTCAGCCTGATCGATGCCGAGGGCAGGGCGCGCGACGATGCGACGGTGAGCGGGGTTGGCGAAACCATCGTTATCGCGCTGCCCGACCAGCTGCCGCGCGGCACCCAGGTCGTCAGCTATCGCGTGATCTCGGAAGACGGCCACCCGGTCGCGGGATCTCTGGTGTTTTCGATCGGCGCCCCGACGGGATCGGCGGCGAACCCGGCAAGGGCCGGCCCGTTGAACGGCCTGATCTGGCTGGCGCGGATCGGCGTCTATCTCGGGCTGTTCGCGGGCGTCGGCGGGGCGTTCTTCGCCTGCTGGATCGGGTGCGTGCGGATTGGTGCGAGGCTGACCGCCGCCGCCCTGACGTTGGGGCTTGTCAGCGCGGCGGCATCGCTCGGGGGGCAGGGGCTCGATCTGCTGGGTCTCCCGCTCGGCGGCATCCTGACGGCGGCGCCGTGGAAAGCCGCGGCGCTGACGAGCTTGTTTCCGTCCTTGCTGATATCAGCGGTGGCGATGATCGCTGCCATCGCTGCCCTGCGAACCGAGGTCACGGGCACCGCCGCCATGCTGTCGGCGTTGGCGTTGGCCGGCGTCGGCCTGTCGCTGGCGTCCAGCGGTCATGCCGCCAGCGCATCCCCGGAATGGCTGACCCGGCCTTCGATGTTTCTGCATGGCGCAGGCGTTGCCTTTTGGGTCGGCGCGCTCGCACCGCTGGCGGCGATGGCGTGGCAACGGACCGAGGGGCTGCTTTTCGTATTGCAACGTTTCTCGCGCGCGGCGGTGCCGGTGGTGGGCCTGCTGGTGCTGACCGGACTCACTCTCGTGGTCGTTCAGCTGCAGAGTCTTCGCGACCTGATCGAGACGAAATATGGAATGATCCTCTCGATCAAAATCGCGCTCGTGCTTTTGCTGCTGGGCCTCGCGGCGCTGAACCGCTATCGTCTGACACCTCGGCTGGCCCGCGATCCCGCCAACACGCGCCCGCTGCTGCGGTCGATTCTGGCCGAATGCATCATCGTCGTGGGGATCCTGGCGGTCGTCGCCGGCTGGCGCTTCACGCCGCCGCCACGCGCGCTCGCTGCCGCCGCCGTCACCCCGCTCGCGGTCCACATCCACACCGATACGGCGATGTTCCAGGTTCGGGTTTCGCCGGGCAAAGTGGGCACCAACGGTTTTATCCTGCAGCTGATGAACGGCGACGGCAGCCCGTTGCCTGCCAGGGAGGCGACCCTGGCGCTGAGCCTGCCCGAGCGCGGCATCGAGCCGCTGGAGCGCAAGGCGCTGCTGGGCGCCGACGGTTACTGGCACGTCCGCGATGTGCCGATCCCGCTGGCCGGCCGCTGGCATTTCCGTATCGACGTCCTGGTCACGGATTTCGAGAGGATCACGCTCGAGGACGAATTCGACGTGCCGGCGCCCTGATCGGGATGTCCCCGGCGGGCTTTACCTGGGCCCCGTTTGCGCCTTAATCGCAGGCTCAATGTCGGGCGTTAAAGATGGCGGGTAATCTGCTGTTTTAGCGGCTTTTTCCGGCCCCGCCCTTGTGTTTTTGCAGCCGATCCGGTTTCACTGGCACTCTCCCGTGTCCGACCGATTCTTCTGGTGCCCCATGCGATTGTCGCGGTTCTTTCTGCCCATCCTCAAAGAAAATCCGAAGGAGGCCGAGATCGTGTCGCATCGTTTGATGCTGCGCGCGGGCATGATGCGGCAGGAGGCGGCGGGCATTTATGCCTGGCTGCCGCTGGGCTTGCGGGTCCTGAAGAAGATCGAGCAGATCGTCCGCGAGGAACAGAACCGCGCCGGCGCCCTCGAGCTCCTGATGCCGACGCTGCAGCTCGCCGACCTCTGGCGCGAAAGCGGCCGCTATGACGCCTATGGTCCGGAAATGCTCCGCATCACCGACCGGCACAAGCGCGAGCTCTTGTACGGGCCGACCAACGAGGAAATGATCACCGAGATCTTTCGTTCCTACGTGAAGTCCTACAAGAGCCTGCCGCTCAATCTCTATCATATTCAATGGAAATTCCGCGACGAGCAGCGCCCGCGTTTCGGCGTGATGCGCGGCCGCGAGTTCCTGATGAAGGATGCCTATTCCTTCGATATCGACGAGGCCGCGGCGC
The genomic region above belongs to Bradyrhizobium sediminis and contains:
- a CDS encoding copper resistance CopC/CopD family protein, coding for MRLIAGLATLLLVLGLANGASAHAVLVSMEPGDGSVLSQAPKSVQLRFNEAVTPAVVSLIDAEGRARDDATVSGVGETIVIALPDQLPRGTQVVSYRVISEDGHPVAGSLVFSIGAPTGSAANPARAGPLNGLIWLARIGVYLGLFAGVGGAFFACWIGCVRIGARLTAAALTLGLVSAAASLGGQGLDLLGLPLGGILTAAPWKAAALTSLFPSLLISAVAMIAAIAALRTEVTGTAAMLSALALAGVGLSLASSGHAASASPEWLTRPSMFLHGAGVAFWVGALAPLAAMAWQRTEGLLFVLQRFSRAAVPVVGLLVLTGLTLVVVQLQSLRDLIETKYGMILSIKIALVLLLLGLAALNRYRLTPRLARDPANTRPLLRSILAECIIVVGILAVVAGWRFTPPPRALAAAAVTPLAVHIHTDTAMFQVRVSPGKVGTNGFILQLMNGDGSPLPAREATLALSLPERGIEPLERKALLGADGYWHVRDVPIPLAGRWHFRIDVLVTDFERITLEDEFDVPAP